The Crocosphaera subtropica ATCC 51142 genome includes a window with the following:
- a CDS encoding pentapeptide repeat-containing protein, protein MKTLTGILVLTSLALTPIVRAENAADLQQLMETGECIGCDLQDADLRNLDLSGANLEDANLINSKLHNSNLSNANLKGANLVNADMDGVTFRNANLQEAQMRGVLMADADLEGANLQGADFTLHDGERAILTGSNLRNANLTGAYLRGIKLKEANLEGANLSYTDFTTDYPRNSTAKTAFDMALLAVPFAIPGAVLGGVGAIVIPEAASYNADVSYANLQGATLTGANLQDINLHEANLRNANLENANLHHAYLVNSDFRYANLTGARLSDINMEGANFSYATLPEANFHLSYLVNTDFSHANLAHANLTEINMENANFSDANLVGAVFNSSYLVGANMSDAMLTSAQLKDINMSGANLAAANLENANLSDSNLTNANLCGAIMPDSDVSQIGCTAVNY, encoded by the coding sequence ATGAAAACTCTTACAGGAATTCTTGTATTAACATCATTAGCTTTAACCCCTATCGTTAGGGCTGAAAATGCAGCAGATTTGCAACAATTAATGGAAACAGGAGAGTGTATTGGCTGTGATTTACAAGATGCTGATTTACGAAACTTAGATTTAAGCGGTGCAAATCTTGAAGATGCCAATCTCATTAACAGTAAACTGCATAATTCTAACCTAAGCAATGCCAACCTAAAAGGGGCTAATTTAGTCAACGCAGACATGGATGGTGTTACTTTTCGCAATGCCAATCTTCAAGAAGCCCAAATGAGAGGGGTTTTAATGGCGGATGCTGACTTAGAAGGGGCAAACCTTCAGGGTGCAGACTTTACCCTTCACGATGGAGAAAGGGCGATTCTGACTGGTTCTAATCTCCGTAATGCAAATTTAACTGGGGCTTATTTACGAGGGATTAAACTCAAAGAGGCTAATCTAGAAGGGGCCAATCTTTCTTATACTGATTTTACGACAGACTATCCGAGAAATAGTACAGCAAAAACCGCTTTTGATATGGCGTTATTAGCTGTTCCCTTTGCCATTCCTGGGGCAGTATTAGGGGGCGTTGGAGCCATTGTTATTCCTGAAGCTGCTTCTTATAATGCAGATGTGAGTTATGCCAACCTTCAAGGGGCAACCTTAACCGGTGCCAACTTGCAAGACATTAATCTTCATGAGGCTAATCTCAGAAATGCTAATTTAGAGAATGCGAATTTGCACCATGCTTATTTAGTTAACTCAGATTTCAGATATGCTAACTTAACCGGCGCAAGACTCAGTGACATTAATATGGAAGGGGCTAATTTCAGTTACGCCACATTACCGGAGGCCAATTTTCATCTTTCCTATTTAGTGAATACTGATTTCAGTCATGCTAATTTAGCTCATGCTAATCTAACAGAGATTAATATGGAAAATGCTAATTTTAGTGATGCTAATTTAGTGGGGGCTGTTTTCAATTCTTCCTACTTAGTAGGTGCAAATATGAGTGATGCGATGCTCACTTCTGCTCAATTAAAAGATATTAATATGAGTGGGGCTAATTTAGCTGCAGCCAATCTTGAGAATGCTAACTTGAGTGATTCTAACTTGACCAATGCTAACCTATGCGGTGCCATTATGCCTGATTCTGACGTATCTCAAATCGGCTGTACGGCTGTTAATTATTAA
- the hisIE gene encoding bifunctional phosphoribosyl-AMP cyclohydrolase/phosphoribosyl-ATP diphosphatase HisIE: protein MSSVFSDHPLSKAIPLDKIRYNEQGLVPAIAQDYLDGTVLMLAWMNQESLQKTLETGETWYWSRSRQELWHKGATSGHIQKVKSIRYDCDSDALLISIEQVGDIACHTGERSCFHQLEENEKLAPPADTLSGLYEIICQRRDNPVEGSYTRKLLEGGDNKILKKIGEEAAEVVMACKDDEKEAIASEVADLFYHTLVALSYHQVDIKDVYRKLQERKR from the coding sequence ATGTCGTCTGTTTTTTCCGATCATCCTTTGAGCAAGGCCATTCCTTTAGATAAAATCCGCTACAATGAGCAAGGATTAGTTCCTGCGATCGCTCAAGATTATTTAGATGGGACAGTGCTAATGTTGGCTTGGATGAACCAAGAATCATTACAAAAAACCTTAGAAACGGGGGAAACTTGGTATTGGAGTCGTTCTCGACAAGAATTATGGCATAAAGGTGCAACCTCTGGCCATATTCAGAAAGTTAAATCCATCCGTTATGATTGTGATAGCGATGCGTTGTTAATCAGTATCGAACAAGTGGGAGATATTGCCTGTCATACAGGAGAAAGAAGTTGTTTTCATCAACTAGAAGAAAATGAAAAACTAGCCCCTCCGGCGGATACTTTATCGGGCCTTTATGAAATCATTTGTCAACGTCGAGATAACCCAGTAGAAGGTTCGTACACTCGGAAATTATTAGAAGGGGGAGATAACAAAATTCTCAAAAAAATAGGGGAAGAAGCAGCAGAAGTGGTCATGGCCTGTAAAGATGACGAAAAAGAGGCGATCGCATCAGAAGTTGCTGATTTGTTTTATCATACTTTAGTGGCTTTATCCTATCATCAGGTCGATATCAAAGACGTTTATCGTAAGTTACAAGAAAGAAAAAGATAA
- the feoB gene encoding ferrous iron transporter B: MTHCHSPGVTLYPELTHKRVGVLGMPNVGKSTLFNQITGASAFVGNWPGVTVDLLEAEVELEGETVEFVDLPGIYDLEGYSEDERVVQDFFERFPVNLVLVVLNAGQIDRQIRLALQVKALGIPGILILNMVDEANHFGIDIDSQKLEEKLGMPVALVSAKYNRGILPAKHKISQVLAQSQAVTVPQDLTLKIEAHQQISPSAIAEVLEDTVKMPSNLYRTFTQRLDSLLLHPVIGLPLFFLTVYLMFEFVWEVGLPSQDIADAVTTWLQTVAIDPLTAGLPAFFRGFLVDGLYGGLATVASFVPLVVIFFFMMAIIEDSGYFSRAAYMMDSIMYRLGLDGRSFVLLIMGFGCNIPAVMGARVMRSRSLRFLTILIMPFALCSARLTVFVFIIDALFDRTWGPLVLLSLYLISFLVAFGTGFLMKGQFASKEPFVIELPPYRFPTLKQIWLRGWGELREFLRRATGFITAGVVGVWLMTNLPQGTANPIGSAGLTIALGVPLMVGMVTGGNAVKAFVQKGGAWIIVGVLGVLLLTNLPGTGDASYAVRLGEFFAPVLSPIGIPQELTIALIFGFIAKEIIVGSLATIYHLADPGAIQATLAQTISPIQAYSFMLFCLLYSPCVATLATIRSEAKSVKFTLFTVVYGLVLAWVVSFIFYQVASLF, encoded by the coding sequence ATGACCCATTGTCACAGTCCAGGAGTGACCCTCTACCCAGAACTCACCCACAAGCGAGTGGGTGTTCTGGGAATGCCCAACGTAGGGAAATCAACCTTATTTAACCAGATTACTGGAGCCAGTGCCTTTGTGGGGAACTGGCCAGGGGTAACGGTGGATTTATTGGAAGCAGAAGTCGAACTCGAAGGGGAAACCGTAGAATTTGTAGACTTACCAGGAATATACGATTTAGAAGGTTACTCAGAAGATGAACGGGTGGTACAAGATTTTTTTGAACGCTTTCCCGTTAACTTAGTTTTGGTGGTTCTCAACGCTGGACAGATTGATCGCCAAATTAGATTAGCCCTTCAAGTCAAGGCATTAGGCATCCCAGGCATCTTAATTTTAAATATGGTAGACGAAGCCAACCATTTTGGCATTGACATCGATAGCCAAAAACTAGAGGAAAAACTAGGAATGCCTGTGGCCTTAGTGAGTGCTAAATATAATCGAGGGATTCTCCCGGCAAAACATAAAATTAGCCAAGTTTTAGCCCAAAGTCAAGCGGTTACAGTTCCCCAAGACTTGACCCTAAAAATCGAAGCCCACCAACAAATCTCTCCTTCAGCTATTGCAGAGGTCTTAGAGGACACCGTAAAGATGCCCTCGAACCTGTATCGAACCTTTACCCAACGACTAGATAGCCTCCTTTTACATCCGGTTATTGGCCTTCCCCTCTTTTTCTTGACCGTTTACCTCATGTTTGAGTTTGTCTGGGAAGTAGGATTACCTTCTCAAGATATTGCCGATGCTGTTACCACTTGGTTGCAAACAGTAGCCATTGATCCCTTGACAGCCGGACTGCCAGCGTTTTTCAGGGGCTTTTTAGTGGATGGACTCTATGGAGGATTGGCCACAGTCGCTTCCTTTGTTCCCCTGGTGGTAATCTTTTTCTTCATGATGGCCATTATTGAGGACAGTGGTTATTTTTCTCGCGCTGCTTACATGATGGACTCGATCATGTATCGGTTAGGGTTAGATGGGCGCAGTTTTGTCCTGTTAATTATGGGGTTTGGCTGTAATATTCCGGCGGTGATGGGGGCGAGGGTCATGCGATCGCGATCGCTCCGTTTTTTGACCATTTTAATTATGCCCTTTGCCCTGTGTTCGGCCCGTTTAACAGTGTTTGTGTTTATCATTGATGCTTTATTTGATCGCACTTGGGGCCCATTGGTACTGTTATCTTTGTACCTGATCAGCTTTTTGGTGGCTTTTGGAACTGGCTTTTTAATGAAAGGACAGTTTGCCAGCAAAGAACCCTTTGTTATTGAGTTACCCCCTTATCGTTTTCCCACCCTCAAACAGATTTGGTTACGGGGTTGGGGTGAGTTAAGAGAGTTTCTTCGTCGGGCCACTGGGTTTATTACCGCCGGAGTGGTGGGGGTTTGGTTGATGACTAACCTACCCCAAGGAACTGCTAACCCCATTGGTAGTGCCGGGTTAACCATCGCTTTAGGGGTTCCTCTGATGGTGGGTATGGTAACCGGAGGAAATGCCGTTAAAGCCTTTGTGCAGAAAGGTGGTGCTTGGATCATTGTGGGAGTATTAGGGGTATTACTGCTGACCAACTTACCAGGAACGGGAGATGCTAGTTATGCTGTGCGTTTAGGGGAATTTTTCGCCCCCGTCCTAAGTCCCATTGGGATTCCTCAAGAATTGACCATTGCTTTAATTTTTGGGTTTATTGCCAAAGAGATCATTGTTGGGTCTTTAGCCACTATTTACCATTTAGCTGATCCTGGTGCTATTCAAGCAACTTTAGCCCAAACCATTTCCCCCATTCAAGCTTATAGTTTTATGTTGTTCTGTTTGTTATATAGTCCCTGTGTGGCTACCTTGGCAACCATTCGCAGTGAAGCAAAAAGTGTTAAGTTTACATTGTTTACTGTGGTGTATGGATTGGTTTTAGCTTGGGTTGTGAGTTTTATTTTTTATCAAGTGGCTAGTTTATTTTAG
- a CDS encoding FeoA family protein, with translation MKLLNLKPGHSAIVSAINIDDPGLSRRLEAMGFTVGQEVKLLRKAWLKGPLHVRVGMTTEVAMRRHEAEGIELEMR, from the coding sequence ATGAAATTATTAAACCTCAAACCGGGACACTCGGCCATTGTGAGTGCCATCAATATTGATGATCCAGGATTATCTCGTCGCCTAGAAGCTATGGGTTTCACTGTGGGACAAGAAGTAAAACTGTTGCGGAAAGCTTGGTTAAAAGGGCCCCTTCATGTACGAGTAGGAATGACCACAGAAGTGGCTATGCGACGACACGAAGCTGAAGGCATCGAGTTAGAAATGCGCTGA
- a CDS encoding encapsulin-associated ferritin-like protein, translated as MSNEGYHEPIHELSSETIEMHRAITSLMEELEAIDWYNQRVDVCKNKELKAILAHNRDEEKEHAAMLLEWIRRQDSVFDEELKDYLFTEKTIAHES; from the coding sequence ATGTCCAACGAAGGCTATCATGAACCAATTCATGAATTATCCAGTGAAACCATAGAGATGCACCGTGCGATTACATCACTGATGGAAGAGTTAGAAGCAATCGATTGGTATAACCAACGAGTGGATGTCTGTAAAAATAAAGAACTCAAGGCTATTCTTGCTCATAATCGAGATGAAGAAAAAGAACACGCAGCGATGCTTTTAGAGTGGATTCGTCGTCAAGACTCAGTGTTTGATGAGGAACTGAAAGATTATCTATTTACTGAGAAAACTATTGCCCATGAATCTTAG
- the ald gene encoding alanine dehydrogenase: MKIGVPKEIKDQEFRVGLSPNSVRALCDKGHQVSVETKAGIGSGFTDQEYEQAGAKIVSSAAQAWEQELVVKVKEPLSQEYPYLNTAKILFTYLHLAADKDLTKALLSSQITAIAYETVELSDRRLPLLTPMSIIAGRLSVQFGARYLEKQQGGRGVLLGGIPGVFAGRVVILGGGVVGTEAARIAVGMGAQVQIFDISVERLAYLETLFGSRVELLYSNVSSIETAVPNADLLIGAVLVTGKRAPTLVSRELVSKMRPGSVIVDVAVDQGGCIETLRTTSHSSPTYVEEGVVHFGVPNMPGAVPWTATQALNNSTLPYVLKLANDGLDALEKDASLAKGVNVKDGVLVHPAVQEVFQDLIG; the protein is encoded by the coding sequence ATGAAAATTGGTGTCCCTAAAGAGATTAAAGATCAAGAATTTCGGGTTGGGTTAAGTCCTAATAGTGTCAGGGCATTATGTGATAAAGGACATCAAGTTTCTGTAGAAACCAAAGCCGGAATAGGGTCAGGTTTTACAGACCAAGAATACGAACAAGCGGGGGCGAAAATTGTTTCCAGTGCAGCGCAAGCATGGGAACAAGAATTAGTGGTAAAAGTTAAAGAACCGCTCAGTCAAGAATATCCCTATCTCAACACAGCCAAAATACTGTTTACCTATTTACATTTAGCAGCAGATAAAGACTTAACAAAAGCTTTACTCTCATCTCAAATAACAGCCATTGCTTATGAAACCGTTGAACTTTCCGACAGAAGACTTCCCCTACTAACCCCTATGAGCATCATTGCTGGCCGCTTATCCGTACAGTTTGGGGCGAGATATTTAGAAAAACAACAAGGGGGTCGTGGGGTTCTTTTAGGGGGCATTCCTGGCGTTTTTGCGGGGCGTGTGGTCATTTTAGGAGGGGGTGTAGTTGGCACAGAAGCGGCCCGTATTGCAGTGGGAATGGGGGCGCAAGTGCAAATATTTGACATCAGTGTAGAGCGTTTAGCTTATTTAGAAACCCTTTTTGGTTCACGGGTAGAACTGCTCTATAGTAACGTTTCTAGCATTGAAACAGCAGTCCCTAATGCAGATTTATTGATCGGTGCAGTGTTAGTCACAGGAAAACGCGCCCCAACTTTAGTGTCTAGGGAATTAGTCTCAAAAATGCGTCCTGGATCGGTTATTGTGGATGTGGCAGTGGATCAAGGGGGATGTATCGAAACCCTACGCACCACCTCCCATAGTTCCCCTACCTATGTCGAGGAAGGAGTGGTTCATTTCGGGGTTCCTAATATGCCTGGTGCCGTTCCTTGGACAGCGACCCAAGCCTTGAATAATAGTACCTTACCCTATGTGTTGAAATTGGCTAATGATGGGTTAGATGCCTTAGAAAAAGATGCTAGTTTAGCTAAAGGGGTTAATGTCAAAGACGGGGTATTAGTTCATCCTGCTGTACAAGAAGTGTTCCAAGATTTAATCGGTTAG
- a CDS encoding glycosyltransferase family 4 protein: protein MNNQSKLLINLSLLLSKPTGITVYAKNVFPYLKSLEPTLLSSQQYQDFNTYLVPNNLTPEQGTKGHLNRLLWTQFRLPKIYHTSSASLLFSPVPEAPLYSQCRSVVMVHDLIPLRFPKKISPLTPYFKYYIPQVLKQAEHIICNSQATAKDIVDIFNIPAQKITPILLAYDDQHFRPLTIQKNAGTVPYFLYLGRHDPHKNVNRIIEAFANLKNNKNYQLWLAGPTDKRYTPKLIEQAQAFGIKQQLKILDYVEYEQLPIIINQALALVFPSLWEGFGFPVLEAMGCGTPIITSNISSLPEVAGDAGLLINPYNVEEITAAMETIARDDKLRSQLKILGLQQAKKFSWQTTGEKTLETLKQFLN from the coding sequence ATGAATAATCAATCAAAGTTACTGATAAATTTATCTTTACTATTATCAAAACCAACAGGGATAACCGTTTATGCTAAAAATGTTTTTCCCTATTTAAAGTCCTTAGAACCTACCTTATTATCCTCTCAACAATACCAAGATTTCAATACTTATTTAGTCCCTAATAATCTAACCCCAGAACAAGGCACAAAAGGACATTTAAACCGTTTACTTTGGACACAATTTCGACTACCAAAAATTTATCATACATCATCAGCATCTTTACTATTTTCTCCTGTTCCTGAAGCACCCTTATATAGTCAATGTCGTTCTGTGGTCATGGTGCATGATTTAATTCCTTTACGCTTCCCTAAAAAGATATCTCCCTTAACTCCTTATTTTAAATATTATATTCCCCAAGTTCTCAAACAAGCTGAACATATTATCTGTAATTCTCAAGCAACGGCTAAAGATATCGTTGATATTTTTAATATTCCTGCTCAAAAAATAACCCCTATTTTACTCGCTTACGATGATCAACATTTTAGACCTTTAACTATTCAAAAAAATGCTGGTACTGTTCCCTATTTTCTCTATTTAGGTCGTCATGATCCTCATAAAAATGTTAACCGTATTATCGAAGCGTTTGCTAACTTAAAAAATAACAAAAATTATCAACTTTGGTTAGCTGGACCAACAGATAAACGCTATACCCCTAAATTGATAGAACAAGCTCAAGCATTCGGCATTAAACAACAACTCAAAATCCTTGATTATGTAGAATATGAACAGTTACCAATTATTATAAATCAAGCCTTAGCTTTAGTCTTTCCTTCCTTATGGGAAGGGTTTGGTTTTCCAGTCCTTGAAGCAATGGGTTGTGGCACTCCTATTATTACTTCTAATATTTCTTCCTTACCTGAAGTCGCAGGAGATGCAGGTTTATTAATTAACCCTTATAATGTAGAAGAAATAACAGCAGCAATGGAAACAATTGCCAGAGATGATAAGTTGCGATCGCAGTTAAAAATCCTCGGTTTACAACAAGCTAAAAAATTTAGTTGGCAAACCACAGGAGAAAAAACTTTAGAGACTTTGAAACAATTTCTTAATTAA
- a CDS encoding glycosyltransferase family 4 protein, whose product MFKVSIDATPVRGKLTGIGVYTLNLIQALYRLQEENNFILDIYFHPSVKNWLNRNLSTPELLTPYLQVSSLPIPVSVANILAKYVPFILPYFETHLDQPDIIQGTDHYIFPYRKAIKIMTIHDLTFIKFPNYSTKIVKGYLKRIKRCLSWTDAIITFSESTKQDIIQLLNIDPNIIYVTPQASRYSPNYLTRQILYDNRNIIDYYLYKPYFLFVSTLEPRKNILTLIEAFEYLKQNYKIPHQLILIGKKGWNYKDIFNKINTSQFKDDIQHLDYISDELVAIFYSQAEAFIYPSFYEGFGLPILEAMTLGSPVITSHTSSLPEVAGDAALYIDPTDYYQLAQIMLKVIDNSTLRKEMINKGKIQAEQFSWEKTAEATLNVYQSII is encoded by the coding sequence ATGTTTAAAGTTTCTATTGATGCGACTCCCGTTAGAGGAAAATTAACCGGTATTGGTGTTTATACCCTAAATTTAATTCAAGCATTATATCGACTGCAAGAAGAAAACAATTTTATCTTAGATATTTATTTTCATCCTTCTGTCAAAAATTGGTTAAACCGAAATTTATCAACACCAGAATTATTAACTCCATATCTCCAAGTTTCGTCTTTACCTATTCCTGTTAGTGTTGCTAATATCTTGGCTAAATATGTTCCTTTTATCCTACCTTATTTTGAAACACATTTAGACCAACCTGATATTATTCAAGGAACAGATCATTATATTTTTCCCTATAGAAAAGCCATAAAAATCATGACTATTCATGATTTAACTTTTATCAAGTTTCCAAACTATTCAACCAAAATTGTCAAAGGTTATCTAAAAAGAATTAAACGCTGTTTATCTTGGACAGATGCTATTATTACTTTTTCAGAAAGTACCAAACAAGATATTATCCAATTACTGAATATTGATCCCAATATTATTTATGTAACTCCCCAAGCAAGTCGTTATTCTCCTAATTATTTAACCCGTCAAATACTCTACGATAATCGTAATATAATTGATTATTATCTATATAAACCCTATTTTCTTTTTGTCAGTACCTTAGAACCAAGAAAAAATATTTTAACTCTAATAGAAGCATTTGAATATCTCAAACAAAACTATAAAATTCCTCATCAGTTAATATTAATTGGTAAAAAAGGCTGGAATTATAAAGATATTTTTAATAAGATAAACACATCACAATTCAAAGACGATATTCAACATTTAGACTATATTTCTGATGAATTAGTTGCTATTTTTTATAGTCAAGCAGAAGCTTTTATCTATCCATCTTTTTATGAAGGATTTGGTTTACCCATACTTGAAGCTATGACATTAGGTTCCCCTGTTATTACTTCTCATACTTCTTCTTTACCCGAAGTGGCAGGGGATGCAGCGTTGTATATTGACCCTACTGACTATTATCAATTAGCACAAATTATGTTAAAAGTTATAGATAATTCTACGTTAAGAAAAGAGATGATCAATAAGGGTAAAATACAAGCAGAGCAGTTTTCTTGGGAAAAAACAGCAGAAGCAACATTAAATGTGTATCAATCTATTATTTGA
- a CDS encoding glycosyltransferase has protein sequence MSQDEGQTLSPIFVSLIPNLMEGEGHILPYHQSVNKAVNKLGWKHKITVPIDNKVDNLPSGWDACLNNYDLEEEGNIIQKFLRIQGTWQLSISIRNYLQTNVINQSELSVIFLERFIHLQLFALYLALLWVPTDQLSVWLLYRRDTHKDKTRSIYKFLNALIKKQLPPGKFKLLTDSDRLSESLSSYFKETVMVMPIPHTDINHCNINALDSSHILCWWPGSPREEKGLKIINNLVNYSGENTKNINLVCAEKTQLKSVENGVNLKLIDNHLTREQYYHWFGLSQIILLPYSFPAYEGRTSGIFTECIMAGKTPLVTKDTWMAYELTKHNLPELIIDWQEPSQVFDTIRKVIKSDIIQDKIKKMQQSYQQFHSVDNYACVINQIYQEMMI, from the coding sequence ATGAGTCAAGATGAGGGACAGACATTATCACCGATATTTGTATCATTAATTCCTAATTTAATGGAAGGTGAAGGTCATATTCTTCCTTATCATCAATCAGTTAATAAAGCCGTAAATAAGTTAGGATGGAAACATAAAATTACGGTCCCTATTGACAACAAAGTTGATAATTTGCCGTCGGGGTGGGATGCGTGTTTAAACAACTATGATTTAGAAGAAGAAGGGAATATTATTCAGAAGTTTTTGAGAATTCAAGGAACTTGGCAATTATCCATAAGTATTAGAAATTATTTGCAAACTAATGTTATTAACCAGTCAGAATTATCTGTAATTTTTCTAGAAAGATTTATTCATTTACAATTATTCGCTTTATATCTTGCTTTATTATGGGTTCCTACGGATCAGTTATCGGTTTGGTTGTTGTATCGAAGAGATACCCATAAAGATAAAACTCGCTCTATTTATAAGTTCCTTAATGCTTTGATCAAAAAACAATTACCACCAGGGAAATTTAAGCTTTTAACGGATAGCGATCGCCTCAGTGAGTCTTTATCTAGTTACTTTAAAGAAACGGTTATGGTCATGCCGATTCCTCATACTGACATTAATCATTGTAACATAAATGCTCTTGATTCATCTCATATTTTATGTTGGTGGCCGGGTTCTCCTAGGGAAGAAAAAGGATTAAAAATTATAAACAATTTAGTTAATTATTCAGGAGAAAATACCAAAAATATTAATTTAGTATGTGCAGAAAAGACACAATTAAAATCTGTAGAAAATGGTGTTAATTTAAAATTAATTGATAATCATCTCACAAGAGAACAATATTATCATTGGTTTGGGTTAAGTCAAATCATTTTATTACCTTATAGTTTTCCTGCTTATGAAGGAAGAACATCAGGAATATTCACAGAGTGTATTATGGCCGGAAAAACCCCTTTAGTTACGAAGGATACATGGATGGCCTACGAGTTAACAAAACATAATTTACCAGAATTAATTATTGATTGGCAAGAACCATCGCAAGTTTTTGATACTATTAGAAAAGTTATTAAAAGTGACATTATTCAAGATAAAATAAAGAAAATGCAGCAAAGTTATCAACAATTTCATAGTGTAGATAATTATGCCTGTGTTATCAATCAAATTTACCAAGAAATGATGATTTAA
- a CDS encoding D-glycero-alpha-D-manno-heptose-1,7-bisphosphate 7-phosphatase: MITTLTPYTQLQKALFLDRDGVVIKYVPYLSQPEQVELPLGAGEALKRWQDAGYLLILITNQAGVGRGYYTLEDVDNVHNYIIDEYGKFGVTFDDIFLCPHHPQENCSCRKPSPKMLIDASKKHGISLSQSFFVGDAPSDVECAINAECEPVLVLTGRGQETLENIAKYPRKVEIFDSLQDTVKLLKP, translated from the coding sequence ATGATCACAACTCTTACCCCTTATACACAACTCCAAAAGGCTCTATTTTTGGATAGAGATGGGGTTGTCATCAAATATGTTCCTTATCTGAGTCAACCGGAACAAGTTGAGCTTCCTCTGGGTGCAGGGGAAGCTCTAAAACGATGGCAAGATGCCGGTTATTTGTTGATTTTAATCACGAATCAAGCGGGAGTTGGAAGGGGTTACTACACCTTAGAAGATGTAGACAATGTACACAATTATATTATTGATGAATATGGAAAGTTTGGGGTAACATTCGATGATATTTTTTTATGTCCCCATCACCCTCAAGAGAATTGCTCCTGTCGTAAGCCGTCCCCTAAAATGTTGATCGATGCTTCTAAAAAACATGGTATTTCTCTATCCCAATCTTTTTTTGTAGGAGATGCCCCTAGCGATGTAGAATGTGCTATCAATGCTGAATGTGAACCGGTTTTAGTTTTAACCGGAAGAGGACAAGAAACCCTAGAAAACATTGCTAAATATCCCCGTAAAGTTGAAATTTTTGATAGTTTACAGGATACAGTTAAACTGCTTAAACCTTAG
- the gmhA gene encoding D-sedoheptulose 7-phosphate isomerase has translation MNYWIQHRLNCLEQAFNPKYCRALEHTIGIVARQFKAGNKLLICGNGGSAADAQHIAAEFVGRFQLHRKGLPAIALGTNPATLTAWSNDYEFETVFARQVEAFAQPGDILWGISTSGKSANVIRAMEMAKDLGLLTIGMAGNNGGMLKDLTDYPLFVSEYHTPYIQEIHLITYHRICEQVEAQLFAKAGLEAQIAV, from the coding sequence GTGAACTATTGGATTCAACATAGGCTAAATTGCCTAGAACAAGCGTTTAACCCTAAATACTGTCGTGCATTAGAACATACCATTGGTATTGTAGCTCGGCAGTTTAAAGCAGGAAATAAACTGCTAATCTGTGGTAACGGAGGCTCCGCAGCCGATGCTCAGCACATTGCAGCCGAGTTTGTCGGAAGGTTTCAATTACATCGTAAAGGATTACCTGCGATCGCATTAGGAACAAATCCTGCTACCTTAACAGCATGGTCGAATGACTATGAGTTTGAGACAGTTTTTGCCCGTCAAGTCGAGGCATTTGCTCAACCAGGAGACATTCTCTGGGGAATTTCGACCTCTGGTAAGTCGGCTAATGTGATTCGTGCGATGGAAATGGCCAAAGATTTAGGCTTGCTCACCATTGGTATGGCAGGTAACAACGGGGGAATGTTAAAGGATTTAACGGATTATCCTTTATTTGTTTCAGAATATCACACCCCTTATATTCAAGAAATTCACTTAATCACTTATCATCGTATTTGTGAGCAGGTGGAGGCACAATTGTTTGCTAAGGCTGGTTTAGAAGCCCAAATCGCCGTCTAA